Proteins encoded in a region of the Zea mays cultivar B73 chromosome 4, Zm-B73-REFERENCE-NAM-5.0, whole genome shotgun sequence genome:
- the LOC109945709 gene encoding protease HtpX homolog, with amino-acid sequence MESLLLNTEAPDLYIRQNPVPNAYTLAINDKKPFIVVHTSLVELLTPRELQAVLAHELGHLKCDHGVWLTFANILTMGAYTVPGFGMVAGFLEEQLYRWLRAAELTCDRAALLVVQDPKILLQPRDGGGLRAGSVAQGVPREGACGDLQVSMTLNILAYLSPLLTWDTKQVFVFVAAECETPQDAFIQKTDICEGKVPWAPHPEFCQALLHHEG; translated from the exons CTCTTGAACACCGAAGCTCCTGACTTGTACATAAGGCAGAATCCTGTTCCAAATGCCTACACCTTAGCAATCAACGACAAAAAACCATTCATTGTCGTTCACACAAGCCTTGTGGAGCTGCTTACTCCAAGGGAATTGCAG GCTGTTTTGGCTCATGAGCTGGGTCACCTCAAGTGCGATCATGGTGTTTGGCTCACTTTTGCCAATATACTCACAATGGGAGCATACACTGTCCCTG GTTTCGGCATGGTTGCTGGCTTTCTGGAAGAGCAGCTATATAGATGGCTACGAGCTGCAGAGCTGACTTGTGACAGGGCAGCTCTTCTTGTGGTGCAAGACCCGAAG ATTCTCCTGCAGCCACGGGATGGTGGCGGCCTTCGCGCGGGCAGCGTGGCTCAAGGAGTACCACGAGAAGGTGCTTGTGGAGATCTACAG GTTAGCATGACGCTGAACATTTTGGCCTACCTTTCACCTCTTTTGACGTGGGACACAAAACAG GTGTTTGTTTTTGTGGCAGCAGAGTGTGAGACTCCACAGGATGCTTTTATTCAA AAAACTGACATCTGTGAAGGAAAAGTCCCTTGGGCTCCTCACCCAGAATTTTGTCAAGCTCTTCTTCACCATGAAG GTTGA